A stretch of the Asticcacaulis sp. ZE23SCel15 genome encodes the following:
- a CDS encoding FAD-dependent oxidoreductase: MDRRKILTGFGSAVLATALPRTGYAQDAQVLIPIRFSPSEIFRTTVCLRPFRAAGPRIEAEDMGRKRIVHNYGHGGAGWSLSWGSAEAAVKLAMENRPKSIAVIGAGAIGLTTALMAQRAGAQVTIYAKERFPDVRSARATGTWSPDSRAAKTDAVATDFADRWEHMARRSWTMHQSYVGLAGNPVEWMDHYYLRNPQPPVPDAPTDIDPGFLYLERRLGDIVPSSHPVSPDQHRFNAEQARRRSVLTFNIAALSHQLTEDFLIAGGRFVPMTFETPSDLNRLKEKVIINCTGYGARALFKDDSITPVRGQIVWLPPQEGVHYGLMYKGVFVVARRDGIVVQALGPNENFGWNDDNEQPDMAAAHATLAALSDVFKS; encoded by the coding sequence ATGGATCGACGCAAGATTTTAACAGGGTTTGGGTCTGCCGTTCTGGCGACGGCCCTGCCCCGTACCGGCTACGCACAAGATGCTCAAGTTCTGATCCCCATCCGCTTTTCCCCTAGCGAAATTTTCCGCACGACCGTGTGTCTGCGCCCGTTCAGAGCCGCTGGGCCACGGATTGAGGCCGAAGACATGGGCCGCAAACGGATCGTCCACAACTATGGCCACGGCGGTGCGGGCTGGTCGCTGTCATGGGGATCGGCCGAAGCGGCGGTCAAGCTGGCTATGGAAAACCGTCCTAAGTCCATCGCCGTCATAGGGGCCGGGGCGATTGGGCTGACCACGGCGCTCATGGCCCAAAGGGCGGGCGCACAGGTGACCATCTACGCCAAGGAGCGCTTTCCGGATGTGCGCTCGGCCCGCGCCACCGGCACCTGGTCGCCGGATTCGCGCGCGGCTAAAACCGATGCCGTCGCTACGGACTTTGCGGATCGGTGGGAGCACATGGCGCGTCGGTCATGGACTATGCACCAAAGCTATGTCGGGCTGGCGGGAAACCCGGTCGAGTGGATGGATCATTACTATCTGCGCAACCCGCAGCCGCCAGTGCCAGACGCCCCCACTGACATTGATCCGGGCTTTCTGTACCTGGAGCGGCGCTTAGGCGATATCGTGCCCTCATCGCACCCCGTCAGCCCCGATCAACACCGCTTTAATGCCGAGCAGGCCCGGCGCAGAAGCGTGCTGACCTTTAATATAGCGGCTTTGTCGCATCAGTTGACCGAGGATTTTTTAATCGCGGGCGGCCGGTTTGTGCCCATGACCTTTGAAACACCATCAGACCTTAACCGGTTGAAAGAAAAGGTCATTATCAACTGCACCGGTTACGGCGCGCGTGCCCTGTTTAAAGACGACAGTATTACCCCTGTGCGCGGTCAAATCGTGTGGTTGCCGCCGCAGGAAGGCGTCCACTACGGCCTTATGTACAAAGGTGTGTTCGTGGTCGCCCGTAGAGACGGCATTGTCGTTCAGGCTTTAGGGCCGAATGAGAACTTTGGCTGGAACGATGACAATGAACAACCCGACATGGCCGCCGCCCACGCCACCTTAGCCGCCCTTAGCGATGTTTTTAAATCGTAG
- a CDS encoding tetratricopeptide repeat protein: MSKFDGTQPETGEKHAANFGHRETKTPTWRKVSRVGALSLMAVCVSLTLSGCDRPWWKWGRGGPGDEGGYSCPRPALMQNAGFNDQEFEIRYFRRAAFKNDFFAQLELADRYAAEKSTDKNLEDPIEGSVWLVMALANQEGYAPMNRILTNDGKLASRYDKCRAFERARAYRRLDRNLAMMDMSERDKVRDRVVYILSTLGADGFRTLGRLYDVQYGPMGEPADNREAVRAMMRNSDDGRRNVRSLFQRSDVDAYLYNYKATETGDVGAYVLLKDFERSAGDRKDYASFVVGKAKRWVAPYEFYPPEAPGGGVPHSDESIRSDAQDYALIRMEELPFVHVGRALVYLDLTQTLYSSPSEVPADTLTGLRAILGKATTGRAEMVRMTNAEKLRAIQLAAINGSSQAQLALAVMYSEGVGVPADYARAFYWYQQAEKQGSPEARFAMSTYFALGLAGVADQSKASAVVLRLDSAMGGYRPSAQRLRAILEQVSRNPNG; encoded by the coding sequence ATGTCAAAATTTGACGGGACACAACCGGAGACGGGCGAAAAACACGCCGCGAACTTCGGGCACAGGGAGACGAAAACCCCGACGTGGCGCAAAGTGTCACGCGTCGGCGCGCTGTCTCTTATGGCCGTGTGCGTCAGTCTGACCTTGAGTGGCTGTGACCGTCCGTGGTGGAAGTGGGGCCGCGGCGGGCCTGGCGACGAAGGTGGCTATAGCTGCCCGCGTCCGGCCCTGATGCAAAACGCCGGCTTCAACGATCAGGAATTTGAAATCCGTTACTTCCGCCGGGCGGCTTTCAAGAACGATTTCTTCGCTCAGCTTGAGCTGGCCGATCGCTACGCGGCTGAAAAATCGACCGATAAAAACCTCGAAGACCCGATCGAAGGTTCGGTGTGGCTGGTGATGGCTCTGGCCAACCAGGAAGGCTACGCGCCGATGAACCGCATCCTGACTAATGACGGGAAGCTGGCCTCGCGTTACGACAAGTGTCGGGCGTTCGAGCGGGCGCGCGCCTATCGCCGTCTGGATCGTAATCTGGCCATGATGGATATGAGCGAGCGCGATAAGGTACGCGACCGTGTCGTCTATATATTATCGACCCTGGGGGCCGATGGTTTCCGCACGCTGGGCCGCCTTTATGATGTGCAATACGGCCCGATGGGTGAGCCTGCCGACAACCGCGAAGCCGTGCGCGCCATGATGCGCAATTCTGACGATGGTCGCCGCAATGTCCGTAGCCTGTTTCAGCGCTCGGATGTCGACGCCTATCTCTATAATTATAAAGCCACCGAAACCGGCGATGTCGGTGCCTATGTCCTGTTGAAGGATTTTGAGCGCTCGGCCGGTGACCGTAAGGATTACGCCTCTTTCGTGGTTGGTAAGGCCAAACGCTGGGTGGCGCCCTATGAATTCTATCCGCCCGAAGCGCCCGGAGGCGGCGTGCCGCATTCGGACGAAAGCATCCGTTCCGACGCGCAGGATTATGCCCTGATCCGTATGGAAGAACTGCCGTTCGTGCATGTCGGTCGCGCCCTCGTCTATCTGGATCTGACACAGACGCTTTATTCAAGCCCGTCCGAAGTGCCCGCCGATACCCTGACCGGCCTTCGTGCCATTCTGGGCAAGGCCACGACCGGACGCGCCGAAATGGTGCGCATGACCAATGCTGAAAAACTGCGCGCCATCCAACTGGCGGCGATTAACGGCTCCTCACAGGCGCAACTGGCACTGGCGGTTATGTATTCCGAAGGGGTGGGCGTACCGGCTGACTATGCGCGCGCCTTCTACTGGTATCAGCAGGCCGAAAAGCAGGGCTCACCGGAGGCAAGGTTTGCCATGTCTACCTATTTCGCGCTCGGTCTGGCGGGTGTGGCCGATCAGTCGAAAGCGTCAGCCGTAGTCTTGCGGCTGGACTCGGCCATGGGCGGCTACCGCCCCTCGGCCCAGCGTCTGCGGGCCATACTTGAGCAGGTTTCGCGTAATCCGAACGGATAA
- a CDS encoding GAF domain-containing protein — protein sequence MTTVVSGLNAAKKAAIYAEVKRDIEAVLDGEPNVTARMATVSCLLAQAFDYYFWTGFYVVDEVKKAQGLNELVIGPYQGTLGCLRIAYTRGVCGAAAMQRQTIIVEDVHAFQGHIACDSRSNSEIVVPVFDASGELIAVFDVDSEAHGSFDDADKAGLEAIMASVFAKPTI from the coding sequence ATGACGACGGTTGTGTCAGGATTAAATGCGGCCAAAAAGGCCGCGATCTATGCCGAGGTTAAGCGCGATATTGAGGCTGTGCTTGACGGTGAACCTAACGTCACGGCGCGGATGGCGACCGTCAGTTGTCTGTTGGCTCAGGCGTTCGACTATTATTTCTGGACCGGATTTTACGTGGTCGATGAGGTCAAAAAGGCGCAAGGGCTGAACGAACTGGTCATCGGGCCGTATCAGGGCACGTTGGGGTGCTTGCGTATCGCTTACACGCGGGGCGTGTGCGGGGCGGCGGCGATGCAGCGTCAAACCATCATCGTCGAAGATGTTCACGCCTTTCAGGGGCACATTGCCTGCGATTCGCGCTCCAATTCTGAAATCGTGGTGCCGGTGTTTGATGCGTCAGGCGAACTGATCGCGGTCTTCGATGTCGATTCGGAAGCGCATGGGTCGTTCGATGACGCCGATAAGGCGGGGCTTGAGGCGATTATGGCCTCTGTGTTCGCCAAACCTACGATTTAA